The bacterium nucleotide sequence GCCGCCGCTGAACAGCGCCGCCGCCGCCTGCTCGGCCGCCGCCGCCTCCCGCTCGCCGTGCAACATGCTGGTCACCTCGCAGGCCAGCGCATGCTTGGCCTCGCGGATGTCGGCGCCCTGCAGGGCGGACAGCCGCCGCACCTCGTCCATGGGCAGCACCGTGAAGAGCCCCAGGAAACGCGCGACGTCGCGGTCGTCCACGTTGACCCAGTACTGGAAGAAGTCGTAGGGGCTGGTGCGACGGGCATCCAGCCAGACGGAGCCGGCGGCGGTCTTGCCCATCTTGGCGCCGCTGGCCGTGGCGATCAGGGGGAAGGTCAGGCCGTAGACCTCCTGGCGGTTCACGCGGCGGGTCAGGTCGATGCCCGAGACGATGTTGCCCCACTGGTCGTCGCCGCCCATCTGCAGGCGGCAGCCGTGATCGCGGTTGAGCACCATGAAGTCGTAGGCCTGCAGGATCATGTAGTTGAGCTCGATGAAGGACATGCCGGTCTCGAGCCGCTGTTTCACCGATTCGCGCGAGAGCATGACGTTCACGCTGAAGTGCCGCCCGA carries:
- a CDS encoding tyrosine--tRNA ligase encodes the protein MSEEKLPRADFLPALKERGFFKQCTDEPALAELLESEVVTGYIGFDPTADSLHIGSLVPIMGLVHLQRHGHRPIAIAGGGTAMVGDPSGKTELRKMMTIEQIGANLEGIKAQLAHYLDFGDGPADGLMVNNADWLVYWSYIDFLREIGRHFSVNVMLSRESVKQRLETGMSFIELNYMILQAYDFMVLNRDHGCRLQMGGDDQWGNIVSGIDLTRRVNRQEVYGLTFPLIATASGAKMGKTAAGSVWLDARRTSPYDFFQYWVNVDDRDVARFLGLFTVLPMDEVRRLSALQGADIREAKHALACEVTSMLHGEREAAAAEQAAAALFSGG